One Pyrofollis japonicus DNA window includes the following coding sequences:
- a CDS encoding DUF1512 domain-containing protein, whose translation MANATNPWFGGGSDLATWIIAISILISTILSIFAFLGIAQGFQLRIWKAQIESRLRVIESYRNDVRDEVRKRLEKLGARNIDRILETVLDYFVIGPVDIEPTDIVRRLERVLRTEEERIEALVARSLPKSVGDVNIKNVVTLLAIANALNTIYKYIRHILLTGIKTRNALLVAQLWMMLPLFMRIAKAYYDASRVIARGIPIGDAAGPLAAYKLMNSLKRLEGPIEIVKDTIYSVHEFENRRIIVVKAKGPGSTVGRPGEAVEKIIEKLSPSSIASIITIDAALKMEGEPTGSVAEGTGVAMGDPGPEKIRIERIAVKYQLPLYAIAIKMGLEEAITALKKEVVDGVNKAIERAKMLILEETKPGDTVIIVGVGNTLGVAQ comes from the coding sequence ATGGCTAATGCAACGAATCCTTGGTTTGGTGGTGGATCAGATTTAGCTACATGGATAATAGCTATAAGCATATTGATCTCTACGATTCTCTCGATATTCGCGTTCCTAGGTATTGCACAAGGTTTTCAGCTTCGTATATGGAAGGCCCAGATAGAGTCGCGTTTGCGTGTAATAGAGAGCTATAGAAACGATGTGCGTGATGAGGTTAGGAAGAGGCTTGAGAAGCTAGGGGCTCGTAATATTGACAGGATTCTAGAGACTGTCTTGGACTACTTCGTTATAGGTCCAGTTGATATAGAGCCTACCGATATAGTTAGGCGTTTAGAGAGAGTTTTACGCACCGAGGAGGAACGTATTGAGGCTTTAGTGGCGCGTAGTCTTCCTAAAAGCGTCGGCGACGTCAATATAAAGAATGTTGTAACTCTTTTGGCGATAGCAAATGCGTTGAACACTATCTACAAGTATATCAGACACATATTGCTAACAGGAATAAAGACACGAAACGCTCTCCTTGTCGCGCAGCTTTGGATGATGCTTCCACTCTTTATGAGAATAGCTAAGGCTTACTACGATGCTTCTCGGGTTATAGCTAGGGGTATACCTATAGGTGATGCAGCTGGCCCTCTTGCAGCCTACAAGCTCATGAATAGTCTTAAGCGATTAGAAGGACCTATAGAGATCGTAAAGGACACTATATATAGCGTGCATGAATTCGAAAACCGGAGAATAATAGTAGTAAAGGCGAAAGGCCCTGGTAGTACGGTTGGAAGGCCGGGTGAGGCTGTTGAGAAGATAATTGAAAAGCTATCGCCTTCGAGTATCGCATCAATTATAACAATCGATGCTGCACTGAAAATGGAGGGAGAGCCAACAGGCAGTGTTGCCGAGGGCACGGGAGTCGCGATGGGTGATCCAGGCCCAGAAAAGATAAGAATTGAGCGTATTGCTGTTAAGTATCAACTACCTCTGTACGCTATTGCCATAAAGATGGGGTTAGAGGAGGCGATAACGGCTTTAAAGAAAGAAGTTGTTGATGGTGTAAATAAGGCGATTGAACGAGCTAAAATGCTTATACTAGAGGAGACAAAGCCTGGTGACACGGTAATAATTGTTGGAGTTGGGAATACTCTAGGAGTTGCGCAGTGA